The genomic window GTTCCTTGATAAGATGAATATTTTCTTCTTTTGCGCGTAATGCTTTTTAAATTTAATTTATTCATTAATCTCAAAACTTTCTTATGGTTAACATTCATCCCTTGATTTTTAAGTTCTAATGTAATTCTGCGGTATCCATATCTCTTTTTATTCGCGTAAAATATTTCTTTGATTCTATCAATAATATCTTGATTTTTTAA from Fusobacterium sp. DD2 includes these protein-coding regions:
- a CDS encoding IS3 family transposase, which gives rise to CSGRRVSKEQKVRVITELRAKYPLKILLLISGIARATYYFYLNKQDNDLKNQDIIDRIKEIFYANKKRYGYRRITLELKNQGMNVNHKKVLRLMNKLNLKSITRKRRKYSSYQGT